The following DNA comes from Holophagaceae bacterium.
GTCTCTTCCATTTGCTTCTGTGGCCTTCCTCCTGCTCGGCATTGCCATGGGCCTCGGACACCCCCGTTTCCAAAGAAGTGGTTCTATCCTGAAGAGTCTCCTCGTCATTCTGATTTATTATTTTTTCAATATGTTATTTGAAAACATGATTATGCAATCAAAATATCAAGCTTTCTATGCTCAATTGTTGCTGCCCTGGATATTCCTTGGCGCTGGATTCTGGTTGTTCCATGGAAAGCTGAAGCCTCATGTATCGAACAACGCCCTCAGCAGAGTTAAAACCAGTGTGACCAAGCGCTACCAGTGGTTCATTGTTCGGATCGGCAGATTCCTGCAGGCGATGAAACCAATGAATCCCAGCACGAGAAATTCCACCGACCGCCATCGATCCAGTATCTTCAATCGCTGGGCTTGCTTGCTTTGGTTGAAGAGCTGGGGCGGCACCTTGGGGACGCTGCTGGCGTTGGACCTGTTGATCGAATACGTGACCCTGGTTGGAGATATCGCTCGCAACCACAAGAATATTATAGATTTCCTATACTATTGGATATTGAATCTCCCCACCTTCTTAAATACAGCCCTGCCCATCACTTTCCTGCTTGGAACCCTGTTCGCCTTCGGCCAAGCCACCCTTAGCGCTGAATGGGTGGCGCTCCGCGCGGGCGGGGTCAGCTTGATCCAATGGATTTGGTACGCCCGGAGAGCCTGGCTATCCGTGCTAATCTCCACGGCCGTTTTACAACTGTGGGTTGCGCCTCATGCTTATTTCAAAGCAGACAATATATATAGACAAATAGTCAATCGACCTACCAACATATTGAGCCGGAATTCCTGGTTATATCTGGGCTCCACGGGCGTGCTCTGGTACCAGCAGGGACAGGTTCGCTGGGGATTCCCGTTGAAACCGGCCATGGAGGCCCCCATCTTGCTCCGCTGGAAAACCGGAGCTGAATTCGCCCAGGGCCTGCCTTGGGGCGGGGCGAAACTCGTCCAGGGACCCGCAGCGGCCATGCTGTTCCCCGAGACTTCCCTGCGGGAACCCACCCACGCGGACATGTCCACCACCGGCGACCTGTTCACCTGGCAGCGTTGGGCTCCGGATCCCAACCGGGCGACCTTGCTTTGGACCCGCATCTTCGCCTGGCTGGCGGGTCCCTGCCTGGTGCTCGCCACGCTATCCTGGGCTTTCCCGGCTCCGCGCAGCGGACGCGGCCAGGCCCTTGGGATCGGGCTGGTGATCGGCCTGCTCTTCCTGGGCCTTCAAGGCGTCTTCCTGGGCGCGTCGAAATCAGGCGAGATCCCGGCGCCCCTGGGTGTGCTGGCACCGATGCTCTTCCTTGCTGGTTTCGGGTTCATGAGGCTCAAGCACCTCAGGACTTGAGTTCCCGCCGCCCTTCCCGCTTCGCGCTGCGCGCATCCCACCGTATTCTGGAAGGCTATGGCTCCAAGCGGCATCAGCATCTCCCGGCGCTACCATGTGTCCAGAAGGATCACCCAACTCCTGCTCCTGGCGCTCTGGGCGCTGCTGCCATGGCTGGATGTGGTCCGGATCGAAATCCAGGGGGGCCAGGGCCCTAGGATCATCTATCTCGGACAGAGCTACCCCATGGATTTTCCCTATGTGCTGGGGCTGATCATCCCTTTCGTCCTCCTCATCTGGGGGATCGCGCTCCTGACCTACTTCAAAGGCCGGGTTTTCTGCGGCTGGGCCTGCCCTTACGGGAGTTGCGTCGAACTATTCGATGGCCTCGCCACCGCCGTCTGGAAAGGCTCCAATCGCAAAGTGGCAGCCTGGATGAAGCGGTCTCCCCTTCACAAGTGGGCCCTCCGCCTGGGCGCTGGGACCACACTGATCGTGGCCCCGGTGCTTCTGGCCATGAGCTTGGCGGCCTACCTGGTGGCCCCGCGGCAGATGATCCACGCTCTCTTTGCAACGCCCTGGGGGCAAGGCGGCATGATCCAAGCCACCCTGCTCTCGTGGGTGGGCCTCACG
Coding sequences within:
- a CDS encoding LptF/LptG family permease, yielding MKEILSRYTLRRWLFPIGGAVLLYGGLLLSKELVDLSKEVFNLGASFRWLIPLLLCAVPETLMMVLPMAAVLGGLMGTQQLVQSSELVASQGLGMGSRMLLKPYLLLSLFLFLLAGANSHLLVPAVNHLQASVRIQMLEEARTRFLRTGQAPRVPPGSPGQSVWMAPNGEIHVMEVSPTGIQHMVAKGISYSIQPQPDGGHVLDMRLNNLAGSVYQIQTGSVVHLHQESQDLRFRLPGVSRILAPTPLRYLKTSEILKLKSPASAVELSRRLSLPFASVAFLLLGIAMGLGHPRFQRSGSILKSLLVILIYYFFNMLFENMIMQSKYQAFYAQLLLPWIFLGAGFWLFHGKLKPHVSNNALSRVKTSVTKRYQWFIVRIGRFLQAMKPMNPSTRNSTDRHRSSIFNRWACLLWLKSWGGTLGTLLALDLLIEYVTLVGDIARNHKNIIDFLYYWILNLPTFLNTALPITFLLGTLFAFGQATLSAEWVALRAGGVSLIQWIWYARRAWLSVLISTAVLQLWVAPHAYFKADNIYRQIVNRPTNILSRNSWLYLGSTGVLWYQQGQVRWGFPLKPAMEAPILLRWKTGAEFAQGLPWGGAKLVQGPAAAMLFPETSLREPTHADMSTTGDLFTWQRWAPDPNRATLLWTRIFAWLAGPCLVLATLSWAFPAPRSGRGQALGIGLVIGLLFLGLQGVFLGASKSGEIPAPLGVLAPMLFLAGFGFMRLKHLRT
- a CDS encoding 4Fe-4S binding protein, with protein sequence MAPSGISISRRYHVSRRITQLLLLALWALLPWLDVVRIEIQGGQGPRIIYLGQSYPMDFPYVLGLIIPFVLLIWGIALLTYFKGRVFCGWACPYGSCVELFDGLATAVWKGSNRKVAAWMKRSPLHKWALRLGAGTTLIVAPVLLAMSLAAYLVAPRQMIHALFATPWGQGGMIQATLLSWVGLTVLISWLAGFAVKFHFCRMVCIYGMGQAMVVSTAPKNKILRPRFLQDSTEACGGCRACLNACFVDLDPRAKHLVLGFGTGCFNCGDCIDVCTTVQGHRDASPLLSFRTSLKAER